One Nocardia iowensis DNA window includes the following coding sequences:
- a CDS encoding MFS transporter — protein MVGETDRPTGAGTQGGTEKDQWWLVIGASLAVFMASVDMSIVNVALPAIERDLGIGTNATEWVVLAYLLPLAGLALPTGRWLDTVGRRPALIFSLTGFALASVVAGFSPNLTWLIGARLLQGTSGALLFSLVPALATTAVRPQARGRAMGLITTLGPLGLISGPGLGGVIVDELGWSWIFFVNVPVSVLVMAVGLRFLPSDRPLRAPDRAWFAEALLLSAAVAAFLLALTFTASAGPVWMLLALVPVPLLLVWLRMPGSGAVRGLLRAPGEVGPHLSLLGAATAIGTVFFITPYFMQREMDISVTAMGATILLFPAGMAVTGPIGGFLGDWWGSRRTAILGAAMFTVGLALLLPMDSTWDVNDLTWRLFLAGCGSGLFNAPNMAMAMTNAPTALLATTGSSTSLARTMGFALGPALATLLWSASSYGSDGMRAAVTLATAISALSVLALVRTRVPNTVTPAAASGIGSR, from the coding sequence GTGGTAGGCGAGACCGACCGTCCCACGGGCGCCGGAACACAAGGTGGCACGGAAAAGGACCAGTGGTGGCTGGTGATCGGCGCCAGCCTGGCGGTCTTCATGGCATCGGTGGACATGAGCATTGTCAACGTCGCGTTGCCTGCGATCGAGCGTGACCTCGGGATCGGCACCAACGCCACCGAATGGGTTGTGCTCGCCTACTTGCTGCCGCTCGCCGGACTGGCACTGCCTACTGGCCGCTGGTTGGATACCGTGGGGCGGCGTCCCGCCTTGATATTCTCACTTACCGGTTTCGCTCTCGCGAGCGTCGTTGCTGGGTTCTCGCCTAATCTCACCTGGCTGATCGGCGCGCGGCTACTCCAGGGCACGTCCGGCGCGCTACTCTTCTCGCTGGTTCCGGCGTTGGCCACGACAGCCGTGCGCCCGCAGGCGCGCGGCAGGGCGATGGGGTTGATAACAACCCTCGGCCCGCTCGGGCTCATCAGCGGGCCGGGACTCGGCGGCGTGATCGTCGACGAACTCGGCTGGTCGTGGATCTTCTTCGTCAACGTTCCGGTGAGTGTCCTTGTCATGGCAGTCGGACTGCGTTTCCTGCCGTCTGACCGGCCGTTGCGGGCACCGGATCGGGCGTGGTTCGCCGAGGCTTTGCTGCTCAGCGCCGCTGTCGCCGCGTTCCTGCTCGCGCTCACGTTCACAGCCAGCGCCGGGCCGGTGTGGATGTTGCTTGCGCTCGTCCCGGTGCCATTGCTGCTCGTGTGGCTGCGCATGCCCGGCAGCGGCGCCGTCCGCGGCCTGCTCCGCGCGCCGGGGGAGGTCGGACCGCATCTCTCACTCCTCGGGGCCGCGACGGCCATCGGCACCGTCTTCTTCATCACGCCGTACTTCATGCAACGGGAAATGGACATATCCGTGACAGCCATGGGCGCCACGATCCTGCTCTTCCCGGCAGGCATGGCCGTGACGGGGCCGATCGGCGGCTTCCTCGGCGATTGGTGGGGTAGCCGGCGGACCGCCATTCTGGGCGCGGCCATGTTCACCGTCGGCCTGGCGCTTCTCCTGCCGATGGACAGTACGTGGGATGTCAACGATCTGACCTGGCGACTGTTCCTGGCCGGATGCGGCAGCGGCCTGTTCAACGCTCCCAATATGGCGATGGCGATGACCAACGCACCTACGGCCCTGCTCGCGACGACGGGTTCCTCAACCAGTCTTGCCCGCACCATGGGATTCGCCCTGGGGCCCGCCCTGGCTACGCTCTTGTGGTCCGCGTCCTCCTATGGAAGTGACGGGATGCGAGCAGCGGTGACCCTGGCGACGGCGATCAGCGCGTTGTCGGTCCTGGCCCTCGTCCGCACACGCGTCCCGAACACGGTCACACCGGCCGCCGCGTCAGGGATCGGATCGCG
- a CDS encoding glyoxalase/bleomycin resistance/dioxygenase family protein has protein sequence MSAAPAFADVRRGNPRLLLSGPTDAGWHQTDVRWMEPHPLVVADISAEVDRLRAVGLTFRNDIVSGPGGQQILLEDPSATSSNCSNLRGDSSRRLNRTKQFD, from the coding sequence ATGAGCGCAGCACCGGCGTTCGCCGATGTCCGGCGCGGCAATCCTCGCCTCCTGCTGAGCGGGCCGACCGACGCCGGATGGCACCAAACCGACGTCAGGTGGATGGAACCGCATCCACTCGTGGTAGCAGACATCTCCGCGGAAGTGGACCGACTGCGCGCGGTCGGCCTCACCTTCCGCAACGACATCGTCAGCGGCCCTGGCGGCCAGCAGATCCTCTTGGAGGATCCTTCGGCAACGTCGTCGAACTGTTCCAACCTGCGGGGTGATAGTTCACGACGTCTCAATAGAACAAAACAATTTGATTGA
- a CDS encoding ArsR family transcriptional regulator yields the protein MTHTKSRKTPTTPPDVLRLTGHPVRWQLLSELAASDRQVRELTKLIGQRQSLTSYHLGQLRDGGLVRMRRSSADKRDAYYSLDLVACRDELAEAGAALHPGLRLVPTVPTPPMASPGRQSRPPVRVLFLCTGNSSRSQMAEALLERLGGARVVAASAGTRPKPVHPNAVRVMHEHGIDIGGRHPKHVSVFADQRFDYVISLCDRAREACVEFPATAVVAHWSMPDPAAEPAVDGSDYPPFAHAANELKTRIHFLLQAIDSAATSVERN from the coding sequence GTGACTCACACCAAGTCCCGAAAAACTCCGACAACTCCGCCCGATGTCTTGCGCCTGACCGGGCATCCAGTGCGGTGGCAGTTGCTGAGCGAGCTGGCGGCTAGTGATCGGCAAGTTCGCGAACTGACGAAACTGATCGGCCAGCGACAGAGTCTGACGTCCTACCATCTCGGCCAACTTCGTGACGGCGGGCTGGTGCGGATGCGGCGGAGCTCGGCCGATAAGCGGGACGCTTATTACAGCCTCGATCTCGTCGCGTGTCGCGACGAGTTGGCCGAGGCTGGCGCGGCCCTGCACCCTGGCCTGCGACTGGTCCCGACGGTCCCGACGCCACCGATGGCAAGCCCCGGCAGGCAGTCGCGGCCACCTGTACGGGTGCTATTCCTGTGCACCGGCAACAGTTCCCGCTCCCAAATGGCCGAGGCGCTGTTGGAGCGGCTCGGCGGCGCTCGGGTCGTAGCCGCCAGCGCCGGCACTCGACCGAAACCCGTGCATCCCAACGCGGTGCGTGTCATGCATGAACACGGCATCGACATCGGTGGCCGTCATCCCAAACACGTGAGCGTGTTTGCCGACCAGCGGTTCGACTACGTGATAAGCCTCTGTGACCGCGCCCGCGAAGCGTGCGTGGAGTTCCCGGCGACGGCTGTCGTGGCGCACTGGAGCATGCCGGATCCGGCGGCCGAACCTGCGGTCGACGGATCTGACTATCCGCCGTTTGCACATGCGGCGAACGAACTGAAGACGCGTATCCACTTCCTGCTGCAGGCGATCGATAGCGCCGCAACGAGCGTCGAGAGGAACTAG